One genomic segment of Chlamydiales bacterium STE3 includes these proteins:
- a CDS encoding V-type ATP synthase beta chain (Product derived from UniProtKB/Swiss-Prot:Q6MAJ6;Gene name derived from UniProtKB/Swiss-Prot:Q6MAJ6) — protein sequence MKTVYQRIKNMRGNLITVNAEGVSLGELARIELKDGRSIYASVLRIDGSEVTLQVFKSSRGISTEDKVIFLKKQMQAVFGETLLGRRLSGAGEPVDEGPKVIGESINIGSTSFNPVKRVIPREMVRTNIPMIDVFNCLVKSQKIPIFSIPGEPYNALLMRIANQTDADVVLIGGMGLTFKEYQAFIDNAEESGSMNKTVMFVHRATDPAVECMLVPDMALACAEKFALEGKSVLVLLTDMTAFADANKEIAITMDQVPSNRGYPGSLYSDLASRYEKAVLIEGSGSITIVAVTTMPGNDVTHPIPDNTGYITEGQFYLHGGRIDPFGSLSRLKQLVIGNVTREDHGDLANAMIRLYAESKKARERQSMGFRLSKWDEKLLHYSWLFEDRMMNLDVNYTLEQALDLGWETLAECFESKEVGIKQAIADKYWPMEKVSR from the coding sequence ATGAAAACTGTTTATCAAAGAATTAAAAACATGCGAGGCAACCTTATTACAGTAAATGCTGAAGGGGTTAGCCTTGGCGAGCTTGCCAGGATTGAATTAAAAGATGGAAGGAGCATCTATGCTTCGGTTTTGAGAATTGATGGCAGTGAAGTGACATTACAAGTTTTTAAGAGCTCTAGAGGCATTTCAACAGAGGACAAGGTCATCTTTTTAAAAAAACAGATGCAGGCTGTTTTTGGCGAAACGCTTTTGGGTAGGAGATTAAGTGGTGCCGGCGAGCCAGTCGATGAAGGCCCTAAAGTGATTGGCGAATCAATCAACATTGGTTCTACTTCCTTTAATCCGGTGAAGCGCGTCATTCCAAGAGAAATGGTACGTACAAATATTCCTATGATTGATGTGTTTAATTGCTTGGTAAAATCGCAAAAAATCCCGATCTTTTCCATTCCAGGTGAGCCTTACAACGCTCTTTTAATGCGCATTGCCAATCAAACAGACGCGGATGTAGTACTTATTGGTGGAATGGGCTTAACGTTTAAAGAATATCAAGCATTCATTGATAACGCAGAGGAATCAGGCTCAATGAATAAAACGGTAATGTTCGTTCATCGAGCAACAGACCCTGCGGTTGAATGCATGCTTGTTCCTGATATGGCTTTAGCTTGTGCTGAGAAATTTGCTTTGGAGGGTAAGAGCGTGTTGGTGTTGTTAACCGACATGACAGCTTTTGCGGATGCTAATAAAGAAATTGCCATTACGATGGACCAAGTACCTTCTAATAGAGGGTACCCCGGTTCACTCTATTCTGACTTAGCTTCTCGCTACGAAAAAGCTGTTTTAATTGAGGGAAGTGGTTCTATTACAATTGTTGCTGTTACAACGATGCCTGGCAATGATGTGACACATCCCATTCCTGATAACACAGGATACATTACCGAAGGACAATTTTACCTCCATGGCGGACGTATTGATCCGTTTGGCTCACTCTCTCGCTTAAAGCAACTTGTCATTGGCAATGTGACAAGAGAAGACCATGGAGATCTTGCTAACGCAATGATTCGTCTTTATGCTGAGTCGAAGAAGGCAAGAGAGAGGCAATCAATGGGGTTTCGCCTTTCTAAGTGGGATGAAAAGCTTCTCCATTACTCGTGGCTCTTTGAGGATCGAATGATGAATTTAGATGTAAACTATACCCTTGAGCAAGCATTAGATCTTGGTTGGGAGACGCTAGCCGAATGTTTTGAGTCAAAGGAAGTGGGCATTAAGCAAGCGATTGCCGATAAATATTGGCCAATGGAAAAAGTGAGCCGTTAA
- a CDS encoding V-type ATP synthase subunit D (Product derived from UniProtKB/Swiss-Prot:Q9Z991;Gene name derived from UniProtKB/Swiss-Prot:Q9Z991), protein MAEIKLTKNELRAQQNRLDQLQKYLPTLQLKKAMLQMEVNESRLEIEKLEKHFNSFYDWVQSFSYILSVTTVVDLKKSIEIQEVFKRYENIAGVEVPYFEKAIFKPLEYSLFETPPWLDSVIHGLRSLAESKVKIDIGKEKKDALENELREVSIRVNLFEKVLIPRAEKNIRKIKVFLGDQQLAAVSQAKVAKAKILEKQNNAL, encoded by the coding sequence ATGGCAGAAATTAAATTAACAAAAAATGAGCTTCGAGCTCAGCAAAATCGATTAGACCAGCTGCAAAAATATTTACCTACCTTGCAACTTAAGAAAGCTATGTTGCAAATGGAGGTGAATGAATCAAGGTTAGAAATTGAGAAGCTTGAGAAGCATTTTAATAGTTTTTACGATTGGGTTCAGAGCTTTAGCTATATCTTAAGTGTGACTACTGTTGTTGATTTAAAGAAGTCCATTGAAATCCAAGAAGTATTTAAGCGTTATGAGAACATTGCAGGCGTGGAAGTACCCTACTTTGAAAAAGCTATTTTTAAACCTTTAGAATATAGCTTGTTTGAAACACCCCCTTGGTTAGATAGCGTAATACATGGGTTGCGTAGTTTAGCTGAATCTAAAGTCAAAATTGACATTGGGAAGGAAAAAAAGGATGCTCTAGAAAATGAACTCCGAGAGGTTTCCATAAGAGTTAACCTTTTTGAAAAAGTTCTTATTCCACGAGCGGAGAAAAATATTCGTAAAATCAAAGTATTTCTAGGCGACCAGCAGCTTGCAGCTGTTTCCCAAGCCAAGGTAGCGAAAGCAAAAATTTTGGAGAAGCAGAACAATGCGCTATGA